A window of the Balaenoptera acutorostrata chromosome 13, mBalAcu1.1, whole genome shotgun sequence genome harbors these coding sequences:
- the MLEC gene encoding malectin yields MLGALAVEGAAVALRRLLLLLLLLLPALRGPGLGVVGSAGAGLPESVIWAVNAGGEAHVDVHGIHFRKDPLEGRVGRASDYGMKLPILRSNPEDQILYQTERYNEESFGYEVPIKEEGDYVLVLKFAEVYFAQSQQKVFDVRLNGHVVVKDLDIFDRVGHSTAHDEIIPMSIRKGKLSVQGEVSTFTGKLYIEFVKGYYDNPKVCALYIMAGTVDDVPKLQPHPGLEKKEEEEEEEEYDEGSNLKRQTNKNRVQSGPRTPNPYASDNSSLMFPILVAFGVFIPTLFCLCRL; encoded by the exons ATGCTGGGCGCCCTGGCGGTTGAGGGAGCCGCCGTGGCGCTCAGGcgactgctgctgctgctgctgctgctgctgccggcGCTCCGGGGACCGGGGCTCGGCGTGGTGGGCTCGGCTGGGGCCGGGCTGCCCGAGAGCGTGATTTGGGCCGTCAACGCCGGCGGAGAGGCGCATGTGGACGTGCACGGCATCCACTTTCGCAAGGACCCTTTGGAAGGCCGAGTGGGCCGAG CCTCTGACTATGGCATGAAACTGCCAATCCTGCGTTCCAACCCCGAAGACCAGATCCTGTATCAAACAGAGCGGTACAATGAGGAGAGCTTTGGCTACGAAGTGCCCATCAAGGAGGAGGGGGACTACGTACTGGTGTTGAAATTTGCCGAGGTCTACTTTGCACAGTCCCAGCAGAAG GTATTTGATGTGCGATTGAATGGCCATGTTGTGGTGAAGGACTTGGATATCTTTGATCGCGTTGGGCACAGTACAGCTCATGATGAAATCATCCCGATGAGCATCAGAAAGGGGAAGCTGAGTGTCCAGGGGGAGGTGTCCACCTTCACAGGGAAACTCTACATTGAGTTTGTCAAG GGATACTATGACAATCCCAAAGTCTGTGCACTCTACATCATGGCTGGGACAGTGGATG ATGTACCAAAGCTGCAGCCTCATCCAGgactggagaagaaagaagaggaggaggaggaagaagaatacGATGAAGGGTCTAATCTCAAAAGACAGACCAATAAGAACCGGGTGCAGTCGGGCCCCCGCACGCCCAACCCCTATGCCTCGGACAACAGCAGCCTCATGTTTCCCATCCTGGTGGCCTTCGGAGTCTTCATTCCAACCCTCTTCTGCCTCTGCCGGTTGTGA